The window ttaaacgtTTTAAATCCTCAGCAACGAAAtaagtataaattaaatgtggTGCtagtaaaaataacattaaactaaatatacaaattatttgtatgtttactaatattttacttattgTTGTATCACTTCCATGCAATGGATAAATTCCGATTGGTGTTAATAAAGTACGAGATATTTTAACAACATAATCAATgtcatttttgtaattataatttttatattttacatcacgtaaataattattacgatttttttttgttatagtaTTAGCAGGTGtagtatttttaaacatagtgaaatgatttttttttttttttcttttcaagaaCTGACTGGTGTggatttgaaaattcaattgacaaaatatatatttttataccatACATTTACCCTTACACACTGCAGTCAttactaataatttattaaagcaAATTATACTTTGTAAAACAACtcgagttttattttttttctttcaatttttttctgatgTTTCTATATTTGCATTttgatcataaaattttaaacagcAATTTAAACTTTTGATAACTTTAAATTGGTCTATTACAAAAATTTGCagttaaagtttatttttctacgaaaagaaaaaaactattaagTAAAAATACACGTGGTATAAACAGACTTGCTTTCTCATGaacaaacattttaaatttttcggtTTTATTTGCTTTGGAAGCAATGCAAACAGTTTCGATAatctttatgtttatttatccTGATAAATCTATAATATAcacttgatgtattttttttcccactgGCCGTTAATGATTggagaaaaaatatcaatgttgaTTTCTACTTGTGATATGATAAgacatatttttcatatattcgATACttgtaattcattttttatattaattttttttcaaaagttgtCATTGTGAAGAAATAACGACTAGATAAATCTCTTTGTTCATCAAAgtaaattagtttttaattatttatttattttttattgcaatgaGCAAAGATGgtgtgttttaattttattagcatggattatattatttattcttttaaatgcTGTTTAAACACttgtgattaatttatttttttttttttttcattaaaatttataggtGCGTTATGGAAGTGGCAAAAAGGAACATGTGAAATGGTCATTGGTGAAATACTTGGTACAggtatattaatattcattggATGTATGGGATGTATTGGAACAATGGGtgcatcaccaccaccaccaatgcAAACAGCATTGACATTTGGCCTGACAGTCAACATGATCATAATGGTgcgttataaaaattaaatacaataattaatccGAGTTTATCAGCcgatttttaaaactaaatttttatgaatttgataaacaatttaataagtATTTTATATTCCTTTTCAAGATGCTCGGTCATATAAGTGGTGCCCATCTAAATCCTGCAGTGACAATTGGAGCTGTTATCATTGGACTTAAAAGTATACCAACTGGTATTGCTTACATTGTTGCACAAATAATTGGTGCAATAATTGGCTATGGATTGTTgatggtaaatatttataaaatatttaataaaaatatattttgataatgtttttcTTTCCCTTTTTTAATTACAGGCTGTAACTCCACCTGCACTATTTAATGATggcattaaaaattcaacagtaCCACTTTGTGTTACAGTTATACATCCTGAAGTATCAATAGCTCAAGCAATTATCATTGAAGCACTTTGTACAGCTTGTATACTATGTACAGCTTGTGCAACATGGGACAAAAGATGTGCTCATACAACTGATTCAACTGCAATACGTTTTGGATTTGCTGTTGCTGGAATATCATTTGCAGCTAGTCCTTACACCGGTTGCAGCATGAATCCAGCACGTACTTTTGGACCTGCACTTTGGAATAATGCATGGAATCATCAATGggtaatttatctattttattatatacaattatttacttttttttatcacaaaattccaatataaatcattattgtttttgtcgagattttatatttttacaacaagttaaaaatcattgtttatacaattgatattgataagACATATAacactttataaatttatcatttcttatttttttattcttcaggTTTATTGGATTGGTCCAACAGTTGGTGCTTTATTAGGTACTTATACTtaccaaatattttttggtcttccatcaaaaaaatttcgacatgATGAACCAACTGAACTATCAATCATCGATGAAAAAGGAGCTTATCAATTGCCATCAGAATAATaactctaattatttttttattattattaaactgaTTCAGTATTTAcggtttattaaattttttaaattattacatatttttataattatgtatACAAATTGTTGTCTGTTATAAAtgatcatatatataataaataatgttattaaaaattataaataatttttttcatttactttatttactacttaacattttaaatataattattaattaactacatgtagaattattttttaataaaggaATTTGAGTTGATATCAAGTGATCCTACCTTTaccaagaatttttaaattaatattttatcaacagtaTGTATTTTAGCAATTGCACAAGAGTATAtacaaattgtaaaaaacatttttgtaCCATCAGTGATCTACTTTATTTTTCGTTGGTATTTTGTAATTGGATTCAAGTGGTCTTGCTCAACATTGATCTCTCAACTCTCTCTCAACGTAAATACGTAGTTACAATTTTGTGGATCAAGGAAATCAAGTCTGATAGTACAACATAGTTGTCCTTGAACTTGAAGGTAAACAAAACAAACTGGGCTTGACGCCGGCTCCATGTTTATCAACATACTGCGCACAATAATATAAGCCGGctgcatgaaattttttaagggCCTTCTTCTTTTACATAACTCACTgtcattatgattattattttttttttttattgaatgaattATTCAATATGACAGAAGCTGTTTCTTACATAAAATTTCAAGACAAATATTtacctatataaattttataaagcaaaaaaaaaaatgtaatatttatattcgatGATAgtattggataaattaaagaaattttaaatggaaaatttgacaagtagtaattttaattagtaaattattcaaatgaaaattgcaGTATCGTAGAAGATTCTAGAAATAATTTTCAGGTCATAAGCAGACAGTGATCAATAAACCCGGGCCAATGGTATCAAATGGAACATTCCGGGTCTTAAAACTGCATCTGCGCAAACtgcataatatttaaaaataaataattgattaattaaaaatcattatgattaaaatataaaatttatagctatatgaaaaatatttatagctCAAGACAATTCACGCATGcagttgttgtttttgatatttttttaatactgtcatcggaaatattgataaattaaatatttacaaaaattcaaatgacataaaataataaggaaattatacaaattattatgaatattgttaaaatataaaaactgcATATAATCACTTGCATAGCAACGAAAATAATATTCCTTCCTTCTAGAATAAAACGCAATAGAGTTTATTGATTCTCAGCTCCTAGAACATTCTagaactattattttttctcatttaaaaaaattttaattaaataaaattaacagagctttaaaaatatacatctaaattcatttttatctcAATAATTTGTCTGTTATTCACCTATGTACTACTaagttcaaaaataaaaaataaacaaacaagtgtttttcttttttttaaattaaatattcaaaattaaattgactatcattaaatttataaaaaaaatataaaaatagatgatatttataaacaaaaaaaatgccaattagtattaaaaatatatttttgttcttATAAAAAAACCACGCGTtgggtataattttttttttggagtaaaataaaaattgctgCGCAACAAAATAAGACGGTTAAATgtcgttgttatttttttcggtCTAAAGAAAAGCGTAATAAGGTTTTTTATTTCGCTGATGgctgttgaaaatatatgtgtatacCAACACAATTATAAACACCGGTTACGTGACAGTTGGAGATAGGATGTATACATCGCGATAAAATGATGGTGGGGCTTGGCGAACGTGCCAGAATCCTCGTCCGCACCGGGCCCGATCAAtactaacaataatattataaaaacatttaaaaaaaaacaatacaaaattgtttattgttaaattaaaattaactatgatatttaaaataattttaatgataatttgacaatttttttttgaaaaatcattggTTTCTTTTATGGGTAATTGATGTTGTGCGCAGTTATTTACTCAAGGGCTATTGGCAGGGCGTCGTGTATATTTTTGTTCTAGAAGCAACTATTACGCCGCAACAGAGCTATATAAAGCCGGCCGGTTTGCCGAGAGCAGCATTCAATAACAAACCATCGTTGTGATTTCAtctcttgataaatttaaaaaacttataaataaatattttaatattttttaaatattgttgtgACTAAAATAATACGGTTTACGATGTAGAATTGGAGAAAACGGTGCGGACCGTGACATTTACCCGTaagtttttattgtttttttactaattaatttttttttttttaataaaatttatcattcaaattggagtaaaaagtgaaaataattcaattttattatctagttatttattttgtcaaacaaaaatttatctaatcagaaaaaataacataattacataatttttttttttttttatattcgaattttaaattaatattcatttttattaataaattcacatcAACTGTTATTGTTAGCattaaaaattacagaaatttatcaaataataatttttatttttttgttaacattttgttaatttttaaatatttaaatatattatttttcttctgtaGTTATAATGTGTTTAGTTTCTGTAgtatttgatgatgtttttgATGCTGGTTCACCAGTTTTAACAATGTTAACAAATCTTTCAGTACCAGCTGGTGTGAGATtctataacaataaaaaaacaaataatcattaaaataaaatttaagttatataatcattatttaatattttattttgttttttaattaatagaataGCCCTTGGGCTTGGTGCTTGGTCAATCCGTACTCATCAATTTGTGCCATCCAGTTGTGTTGGTCAGACATCAACCTGGTCTGACTATACTATTGACCATACTGATCTTACAACTTGATTATGTTTAAAGAGGTAAAAAtcatttactaaatttaaattataattaaaaagcttatttaaataaaaaaaaatataaaaactattttattctaataatatttttattgtttgttatttcaGAGCTTTTAATAGTTTAAGCTTGGTGTCCAGCTCCAGAATCATCTAGTAACCGgttagttataaaaaaaaaataaacatttgtgatcaaaaaaagaacaatttttttttcaactcaactGGATCAAGTGATTCCAGCGGAGAGTGGATCTCTCCGTTGAGATCGGGAGTCTGCGGTGGGAGTTTGAGTAGAGGCAGTGGTTCGATATAACTTAACACATGTCAACAATAAGTCaagttagataaaaaaaaagcaagctTTATCTAGCTTTAAAGTATATAGTTATTGTGAAAGTCTCACCTTCTTTGGAGCAGTTATTGTAAGAACACCATCTGAGGAAAGACTTGAAGTGATTTCAAGTGCATCGTGTGAAGCAGGTAACACATATCGTCTTACAAAGTGACGGCTGATGAAGCCGTGCTCGTCTTTTTTCTCATCGTGTTTAGCCTCGACAATAACACTGTCATCAATTGTCTTGACTGTTATTTCATCTGGTGAAAATTGCTGTACATCCAGAATCACCTACAACAATTAAGCATAATTGCGTTCCAATGATAATTCATCAGCTTTCATCATCGAcaaccaacaacaacagcatcatcaacaatatcaagtCATAaaaacgattaaaaaaaaacacaaattaaaaacaaaggAAACAATAAGGTTAGCGTCTTTATTATCAAgacgttattattattctagttttttttttttcattagaaatatatttgtttctatttaaattattataaaatatactagTCTTTATAAAACATCGTACAAcccgaaaaaaaagaagttaaaATTTATGGCTCGCGGGCTCACCTGCGAGCCAATatattaattcttatttttcatttctacctcggtaattaatcatttaaatttttatcatttcattcattttatcttgtatgaaaaaaaattaatttagccatAAATAATTGAACAGTAAATATTGTCAACTGGAAAATGTCGTACTTTATTGCATGATaaaatgaattgaaatttaatataatttttttttcgtcaaacaTAACAgcgttataaaatttttaataacaaatatatataatggtTTTTTACgaaagtaaatttatacagATGGATGGCGATTTACCGTGTTATTGCGTTGAAAATTATCGATTTATCGAGGATCGTGATATAAGAGCTAAACGTACATTGAGTGATTATTATCGATTGAGATCTGAAAACTAaagatttttgtattttttaagaaatttaattttttttctatatactttttgaattgaaaaaaaaaaatttatatgcgTGTGTCTGAACGCGTTTGACTGAGGTAAGGCCATCGGCTGTGTCGTTTACTGGCCCTTGAGGTTTTTATGaaagcatttatttttttataaataagatatatttataagttgaaaaaattcaaagaaaaaaaactaaaaaaaaaaaaaacaaagattaaaaattttttaccggGCCCGGCGCCCCAGGTGGGGGTgggcttttttttaaaggcCCTTTAAAGAAGGTCAAACCACGTGGattgacaatatttatttgttagatTAAAgagtgaaatatttaaaaatttatttgataaaaaaaaagaatatttaaaagtacATTTCAAAAAGACTTAGTTGTTAGGTACTCGAGCCttcaacaaaaacattttttttctaaaaaaaaaaataagataatttaacaagagctgaaataaaaagttaacTGATTAAATATCCTGAGAAagtaataattgataatttttaaaaaataagaaaataaaaaaaacaaaaaacttgaaaGAATTTGTTAGTTTGATTGAAAGTTGTCAAGCCGTCCCCCTCTATGAGGGGGGTGTGTCTAGACAGTCTAGTAAATCTACTAgcgatgaaaaatttttaaaaattatcaaaatgttgcaattgatttttatgcCGAAAACACAAAAcgttattaacaaaaataaagttaGAAATTTACGTGAAAATATAACATCAAACGAGGAACTTCGTAAAAGTCATTGTCGATCTGAATTGATACGTTATTTGATACAACTAAATccctaattaaatttaatcattaaattatttttcatttaataatatttttaatttattaattaatttgatatttgatatagtttttccatgtaaaatcaaaattttaatttagttttctttatttttatttttttatttttttgttttattgtatgaatgtcttcatttttttcacgCCTCAGATCACTTGTTCACCCCTCAGATCGTATGAGGGATATTCAATGTGTCATTGAAATTCCAGTATCAGTGCGAGGCTcggatgaaaataataacaataataacgaaaatattaaattaaaaaaaaagcataaaaataataataatcgaaaAGAGAAAGAACCCGTGCAAGTTGCTTTTACATTTAGAGACGCTTTAAAAAAACACGTGTTGCTGAGTTACATTAGAATTTAAGAtttgaagttttaaaaaataaaatcataaagaGTATAAATAAGTGAGTAAAAGGTGgtagtaattaaatattgtaatttaaagtCATAGTTTTATCCAGGTGAATTTAAAAGAGTTCGTctgattaaaaacaaaatcataaaattttttaattactaagATTTTAGTAATTGTAACAAAActcgtaaaaataatattcgacATTTTtgagtagtttttttttttaattttttaattaaagaggCTTCAAGTCAACAGTTTGTTGTGTCGTGGAAGTAACCTTGGTACGCATTGCGTACTTGGTACTTCCACGACacgatattattataaaaaaaaaaataaaacaagcaaaaagaaaaataatttaaacacgCGTTTTCACATGTATTTAAGTAAATGAGTTAAATTTGTAAgctcaattttgtttttgtcaatattccaaatattaatttttttttataatttaattttgaattgaaaaaaaaatttaataattaattatcaagtaaattttgtatagttaaattattttttatataatttaattatttgatattaatttgcatttaatttatttcatttttctgtttgcatttagtttaatttcatttgaacCGGACAATCTCCAGCTGTTTGatcattttgatttatcaaaatgatCAAACAGCAGCAGATTGTccgaatttatatatacgtaACGAATAAACATTTGCACTTGgatggataataataatcagggTATTGATTCATAGcttgatgaatcaaaaaaaaaaaaaaagaaaagaaagttATTATAAAGCTAACaaccagaataaaaaaaaaacaaatcttccaattaattaatagtgtgtgtgtgtgtgtgcttAATCATTCGTAAATCCGTATGAAATTCCATTGATTAAGTAtacataagaaaaaaataataataattatggaaTAACACTTTAAATCTTTTGGTTGTTTTAATTACTAGTTCCGTGccttttaatttacttgataaaaaaaaaaaaaaaactactaattttattattataaagtaaAGTTTTAAATTCTGGGCGATTCTCTGTATTTCTggaggattaaaaaaaaaaaaatttaaatagctCCAGAAATAAATAGAGAATCGcccagaaattttttattagcgtgttttaaatttagtcaGTTCTTCCAGCAGTTTTGATCAGtgtgatttataataataacaattatattatcgtaataataataataataataatcactataataataatgatgataaaaaaaaaataacttttcaaCAATtgcaatgagaaaaaaataaataaaaaatgaataaataaaaaacatcaaataatttaaataaaaaatactaaaaaaataattactaataaatttaaaatttcattaaaattcacattttattaatttatataatattaaacttCTCTTAAATCTATGTTTTAATCATAGCTGAGAATAAGAGACTTGAAATTCGtcctattattaatattaatgtcttgaaaaaaaaaaaaaaaaaaaaaaaaaatactaataatttttattaatttaatttaaatgcaaaattttcaaattaaattattttcccaCCTCTTTACTCATCACTGTTACTATACtcggaataataaaaaaattacttattcACTGTGTGTTagaagttataaattattatcactcaATATGCACAATACTTATcaacaaaagtataaaaaaatttgtctctgaaataaaagtaaaaagaaaaatataataaaagcaacaaaaataattaacaaaagtcTTTTTGAAAtgtcttaataataataaatttaaatattataaaaataatatataaaacttaCTTCAAATTTTTCCTTGTCACATTGAATAGTGCTTGCACCCCCTGAATTTTGTCTTGCAATATTAGTCCATGGACGATAATAACCAGGTCCAGTAAATATTGGCCTCTGTCTAGCAAGACTCAATGATGATAAACCAGTCAATAAATCATCACGATTTAAACCGCTACCAAAATGTTGATCAATTAATCTTGACATGGGACGATCAATATCATCCCACCAGTCGCGAAACATCACTGGAACTATTGACATTCTGTTAtcccaataaaaaaataaaaaaatattcaataaaaatatgtggTAATTAATCAAAGATCAATTAATTCCCCCAACACGTCTAACGATgagtttaaatataatttaataataataaataaaaatactaaaattagTGTTTAGGTTTGAAgagaaaaaacaagaaaaatgaataagcaaaaatcaaatgaaaaattaatggatAAGATCTTGAGGGAACGtttaagaataattaaaatttaaataatagaatgACAATATCAagttaatatgaaaataatcaagatcTAGTGTTGAGTCATATCTATAGATTAAGGGGAAAGGTATTGATGAGTTAGTCAATATCACGTCAAACACAGATCgcacaattaattattaatataataattcaataagatttataataaaaaatattggtaTCGGTAGACGTGAGCAAGCTAAAACTATCATTATCTTATTTCTAATATATTTCACttgacaaatttatatatctcattttattatttcaaattaataattttttttcaataaagatAGTTCGACTCTTAGCTCAAACAAGGTAGATGGGAACAACTTCGTAAAACAtgcaaatttttaataaatttttattattcatttattaattttttaattatttatcaacaatttaatattgtttttattaaaattttttaattagtagGATTTCTTAAATTATCGTGGacgatttaaaatttaaaaaaaaaaaaaaaaaagaaaactgaGTCTACCAATATGTCAGTTAACACCAAGCTATTATACCAAGTACTTAGTACCTTTTTAGAATATGTTATATCTCTTCCgtctattaattaatattaatcaactCACACAACTTATTGGCATCGaataaaaatcggtaaatTATATAGGAATACTCAggcttttaattaattgtataagaaagttaaaagaaaaaaaaaataacaaaaaccaAATActtgtttgttaaataatcaacaacatacaatattaaaattaattaattaattaatccgtttctttttttttttagtaaaaaaaaagaccactGTTGATTGTGGTTTTAAAATGGGGATTTTATCATCTAATTACCGATTCTAATTTGTAAATATGCATGAATAATTTTACgaattattaaacaacatgagagtataaaaatttaaaaattaatatcgttGCActttaacaaaaaacaaaaaaaaattaatggattaataattaacaagttaatgcaatttattattgatcgACATGATCGATTACATTGAGCTTTCTAAgagatttttaaatgaattttaactGGAAagcttaattttttgtttgatctTATCAACATCATGActcgtcaattttttaaaaacttaacttgttaatcaattaaaaattattgtcagcCTCATTTAtgtaaatgatattaataataaattaatacgttaa is drawn from Aphidius gifuensis isolate YNYX2018 linkage group LG3, ASM1490517v1, whole genome shotgun sequence and contains these coding sequences:
- the LOC122852904 gene encoding aquaporin AQPAe.a-like isoform X1 gives rise to the protein MSKDGALWKWQKGTCEMVIGEILGTGILIFIGCMGCIGTMGASPPPPMQTALTFGLTVNMIIMMLGHISGAHLNPAVTIGAVIIGLKSIPTGIAYIVAQIIGAIIGYGLLMAVTPPALFNDGIKNSTVPLCVTVIHPEVSIAQAIIIEALCTACILCTACATWDKRCAHTTDSTAIRFGFAVAGISFAASPYTGCSMNPARTFGPALWNNAWNHQWVYWIGPTVGALLGTYTYQIFFGLPSKKFRHDEPTELSIIDEKGAYQLPSE
- the LOC122852904 gene encoding aquaporin AQPAe.a-like isoform X2; protein product: MVIGEILGTGILIFIGCMGCIGTMGASPPPPMQTALTFGLTVNMIIMMLGHISGAHLNPAVTIGAVIIGLKSIPTGIAYIVAQIIGAIIGYGLLMAVTPPALFNDGIKNSTVPLCVTVIHPEVSIAQAIIIEALCTACILCTACATWDKRCAHTTDSTAIRFGFAVAGISFAASPYTGCSMNPARTFGPALWNNAWNHQWVYWIGPTVGALLGTYTYQIFFGLPSKKFRHDEPTELSIIDEKGAYQLPSE
- the LOC122852907 gene encoding protein lethal(2)essential for life-like, which produces MSIVPVMFRDWWDDIDRPMSRLIDQHFGSGLNRDDLLTGLSSLSLARQRPIFTGPGYYRPWTNIARQNSGGASTIQCDKEKFEVILDVQQFSPDEITVKTIDDSVIVEAKHDEKKDEHGFISRHFVRRYVLPASHDALEITSSLSSDGVLTITAPKKVRLSQ